In Xylanibacter ruminicola 23, a single genomic region encodes these proteins:
- a CDS encoding ABC transporter ATP-binding protein, producing the protein MITINHLKKAFGNTVACDIEQFKINDGEILGLVGNNGAGKTTLFRMLLDLLKPDEGDVALDGINPAQSEEWKAATGSYIDEGFLIDFLTPEEYFAFIGKITDKTQEEVDERLKDFEKFAAGEIFGQKKLIRNLSAGNKQKVGIISALFNNPKLVILDEPFNFLDPSSQNTLKHVLTEYNRRTGATILVSSHNLAHTIDISTRIALLEKGHIVRDLANADGSARAELENYFETE; encoded by the coding sequence ATGATTACAATCAACCATTTGAAGAAGGCGTTTGGCAACACCGTTGCCTGCGACATTGAACAGTTCAAAATCAACGACGGCGAGATTCTCGGCCTCGTAGGTAACAATGGTGCAGGTAAGACCACGCTCTTCCGCATGCTGTTAGACCTGCTGAAACCCGATGAGGGTGATGTAGCACTCGATGGCATTAACCCCGCCCAGAGCGAGGAATGGAAGGCCGCTACAGGCTCGTACATCGACGAGGGTTTCCTTATCGATTTCCTCACACCCGAGGAGTACTTCGCATTTATCGGTAAGATTACTGATAAAACGCAGGAAGAGGTTGACGAGCGACTGAAGGACTTCGAGAAGTTCGCTGCCGGTGAGATTTTCGGACAGAAAAAACTGATTCGTAATCTCTCGGCTGGTAACAAACAGAAGGTAGGTATCATCTCTGCCCTGTTTAACAACCCCAAACTGGTGATTCTCGACGAGCCATTCAACTTCCTCGATCCTTCGAGCCAGAACACGCTCAAGCATGTGCTTACCGAGTACAACAGGCGTACTGGCGCTACTATTCTGGTTTCGAGTCATAACCTGGCACACACCATCGACATCTCTACACGCATTGCGCTGCTGGAGAAGGGTCACATCGTTCGCGATCTGGCCAATGCCGACGGAAGTGCACGTGCCGAACTCGAAAATTACTTTGAGACAGAATAA
- a CDS encoding AbgT family transporter: MKSSRVCMGLLVAECVLVIVSWLLSAARIEGVRSMLSSEGIRWFFGGFSNIIANPLLAWLLLALIAGGSLKQSGVLRHFTARGEASFRNRLALRVAIVFVVLYALVISMLTLMPHAILLSFSGHLFPSAFSRGLVPIICFGITLFSVVYGIISGNKQKGEDVLDILSYGLRQGSSLIIIYFFAIQLYASLRFVFG, encoded by the coding sequence ATGAAGAGTAGTCGTGTATGCATGGGGTTGTTGGTGGCCGAGTGTGTGCTGGTCATCGTGTCGTGGTTGCTCTCCGCAGCCCGTATCGAGGGTGTACGCTCTATGCTCTCATCCGAGGGCATACGCTGGTTTTTTGGCGGGTTCTCCAACATCATTGCCAATCCACTGCTGGCTTGGCTACTGTTAGCACTCATTGCTGGCGGTAGCTTAAAGCAGAGTGGGGTGTTGCGGCATTTCACCGCCAGGGGCGAGGCATCGTTCCGTAACCGTCTGGCACTGCGTGTAGCCATCGTTTTTGTGGTGCTCTACGCCTTGGTTATCTCCATGCTTACCCTGATGCCCCATGCCATACTTCTGTCGTTCAGCGGCCATCTGTTCCCATCGGCATTCAGTCGTGGTCTGGTGCCTATCATCTGCTTTGGCATTACACTGTTCTCGGTGGTGTATGGCATTATCTCGGGCAACAAACAAAAAGGAGAAGATGTGCTCGACATCCTCTCCTATGGTTTACGTCAGGGCTCTTCCCTGATTATCATCTATTTCTTTGCTATCCAGCTGTACGCCTCGTTGCGTTTTGTATTCGGATAA
- the secA gene encoding preprotein translocase subunit SecA, which yields MNFNKLLKSLFGDKSSRDMKLIQPLVEQVKAVYPEVQKLDNDALRQRTKTLQLQVQNSAQEQKARIEELKATIENTPIDERADIFAQIDKIEKEVLEIYEQALNEVMPEVFAIVKETARRFAENEEVVVTATDFDRELAGDPKKDFITIDGDKAIYHNHWTAGGNDLKWEMVHYDVQLFGGVVLHQGKIAEMATGEGKTLVATLPVFLNALTGNGVHVVTVNDYLAKRDSEWMGPLYMFHGLSVDCIDKHQPNSEARRKAYQADITFGTNNEFGFDYLRDNMAVSPADLVQRAHNYAIVDEVDSVLIDDARTPLIISGPIPKGDDQMFEEYQPLVEKLVGVQRQLATQYLADAKTLITEGNKLMEAGNKKEAQEKLDAGFLSLYRSHKAMPKNKPLIKFLSEEGIKAGMQNTENIYMENNNRRMPECVEPLYFVVDEKMNSCDLTDKGTAWLAKQVNDNELFVLPDITTELSALEAETGLTDQERLDKKDELMSHYAVQSERVHTLQQLLKAYCMFNKDDEYVVIDGEVKIVDEQTGRIMEGRRWSDGLHQAVEAKEHVKVEAATQTFATITLQNYFRMYHKLSGMTGTASTEAGEFWDIYKLDVVEIPTNRPVIRNDQDDRVYKTAREKYKAVIEEVVKMRNQGRPTLIGTTSVEISELLSRMLDMYVNPETGKREGIPHQVLNAKLHQKEADIVALAGQSTNGKGAVTIATNMAGRGTDIKLSPEVKAAGGLAIIGTERHESRRVDRQLRGRAGRQGDPGSSVFYVSLEDKLMRLFASERIASVMDRLGFKDGEMIESPMISKSIERAQKKVEENNFGIRKRLIEYDDVMNKQRTVIYEKRRHALMGERIGMDIANIIWDRVVNIIENSTDYQSCKEEFLHILSMEVPFSSDEYLNQPREVLTENAFQAAIGNFNRKTERIQTVAQPIIKQVYEAQGQIYERIMVPITDGRKMYNIPCNLKEAYESDCKSIVKEFEKSILLHIIDDSWKENLRQLDELKHSVQNASYEQKDPLLIFKLESAKVWDEMINDMYNRICSILTRSGIPEMQQQEVQEAAPEQPAQRQQYVETKQEVEQLVDRNQQAAAQHDTRAQQSHEPIVKDKLPGRNDPCPCGSGKKFKNCHGKGIV from the coding sequence ATGAATTTCAACAAGTTATTGAAGTCGCTGTTTGGTGACAAATCCAGCCGCGACATGAAGCTTATCCAGCCACTCGTTGAGCAGGTAAAGGCTGTTTACCCCGAGGTACAGAAGCTGGATAACGACGCACTGCGCCAGCGCACTAAGACACTGCAGCTGCAAGTACAGAACTCTGCCCAGGAGCAGAAAGCCCGTATCGAAGAACTGAAGGCTACAATCGAAAACACCCCTATCGATGAGCGTGCCGATATCTTCGCTCAGATCGATAAGATCGAGAAGGAAGTATTGGAGATTTACGAGCAGGCCCTGAACGAGGTAATGCCCGAGGTATTCGCTATCGTAAAGGAAACCGCACGCCGCTTTGCCGAGAATGAGGAGGTGGTTGTTACAGCTACCGATTTCGACCGCGAGCTGGCTGGCGATCCTAAGAAGGACTTTATTACCATCGATGGCGACAAGGCTATCTACCACAACCACTGGACTGCTGGTGGTAACGACCTGAAGTGGGAAATGGTACACTACGACGTACAGTTGTTTGGTGGTGTTGTACTGCATCAGGGAAAGATTGCCGAGATGGCTACTGGTGAGGGTAAGACCCTGGTGGCTACCCTGCCTGTATTCCTGAACGCACTCACCGGTAACGGTGTACACGTGGTAACCGTGAACGACTATCTGGCTAAGCGTGACTCAGAGTGGATGGGTCCTCTCTATATGTTCCATGGCTTGAGCGTGGATTGTATCGATAAGCATCAGCCTAACTCTGAGGCCCGTCGTAAGGCTTATCAGGCTGATATCACCTTCGGTACCAACAACGAGTTCGGTTTCGACTATCTGCGTGATAACATGGCCGTATCGCCTGCCGATCTGGTACAGCGCGCACATAACTACGCCATCGTCGATGAGGTCGACTCAGTATTGATCGACGATGCCCGTACACCTCTGATTATCTCTGGTCCTATCCCCAAGGGCGACGATCAGATGTTCGAGGAGTATCAGCCACTGGTTGAGAAGCTGGTAGGTGTTCAGCGCCAGTTGGCCACCCAGTATCTGGCCGACGCCAAGACCCTGATTACCGAGGGTAACAAGCTGATGGAGGCTGGCAACAAGAAGGAGGCACAGGAGAAGCTGGATGCCGGTTTCCTGTCGCTCTACCGTTCGCACAAGGCCATGCCTAAGAACAAGCCACTGATTAAGTTCCTCTCGGAGGAAGGTATCAAGGCTGGTATGCAGAATACCGAGAATATCTACATGGAGAACAATAACCGCCGCATGCCTGAGTGTGTTGAGCCTCTGTACTTCGTAGTAGATGAGAAGATGAATAGCTGCGACCTGACCGATAAGGGTACTGCCTGGCTGGCTAAGCAGGTAAACGATAACGAGCTGTTTGTGCTGCCCGATATCACTACCGAGCTGTCGGCTCTCGAGGCTGAGACCGGACTCACCGATCAGGAGCGCCTGGATAAGAAAGATGAGCTGATGAGCCACTACGCTGTACAGAGTGAGCGTGTGCACACCCTTCAGCAGCTGCTGAAGGCTTACTGCATGTTTAATAAGGACGACGAGTATGTGGTTATCGACGGCGAGGTGAAGATCGTTGACGAGCAGACTGGTCGTATCATGGAGGGTCGTCGCTGGAGCGACGGACTGCACCAGGCTGTTGAGGCCAAGGAGCACGTAAAGGTAGAGGCTGCCACACAGACATTCGCTACCATCACCCTGCAGAACTACTTCCGTATGTATCACAAGCTCTCAGGTATGACCGGTACCGCTTCTACCGAGGCTGGTGAGTTCTGGGATATCTACAAGCTGGATGTGGTTGAGATTCCTACCAACCGCCCAGTAATCCGTAACGACCAGGACGACCGCGTTTACAAGACCGCTCGCGAGAAGTACAAGGCTGTAATCGAGGAAGTAGTAAAGATGAGAAATCAGGGCCGTCCAACACTGATTGGTACCACATCGGTGGAGATTTCAGAGTTGCTGAGCCGTATGCTTGATATGTATGTGAACCCTGAGACCGGTAAGCGCGAGGGTATCCCCCACCAGGTGCTGAATGCTAAGCTGCACCAGAAGGAGGCCGACATCGTAGCATTGGCCGGACAGAGCACTAACGGTAAGGGTGCCGTTACCATTGCCACCAACATGGCCGGTCGTGGTACCGATATTAAGCTTTCGCCTGAGGTAAAGGCAGCCGGTGGTCTGGCTATCATCGGTACCGAGCGCCACGAGAGCCGTCGTGTTGACCGTCAGCTGCGTGGTCGTGCCGGACGTCAGGGCGACCCAGGTTCATCTGTATTCTATGTATCGCTCGAGGATAAGCTGATGCGACTGTTCGCCTCTGAGCGTATCGCATCGGTCATGGACCGTCTGGGATTCAAGGATGGCGAGATGATCGAGAGTCCTATGATCTCTAAGAGCATCGAGCGCGCCCAGAAGAAGGTTGAGGAGAACAACTTCGGTATCCGTAAGCGTCTGATCGAGTACGATGACGTGATGAACAAGCAGCGTACCGTGATCTACGAGAAGCGTCGCCACGCCCTGATGGGTGAGCGTATCGGTATGGATATCGCCAACATCATCTGGGACCGCGTAGTAAATATCATCGAGAACTCTACCGATTACCAGAGCTGTAAGGAGGAATTCCTGCACATCCTCTCGATGGAGGTGCCCTTCAGCAGCGACGAGTATCTGAACCAGCCACGCGAGGTACTTACCGAGAATGCCTTCCAGGCTGCCATCGGTAACTTCAACCGCAAAACCGAGCGTATCCAGACTGTTGCCCAGCCTATCATCAAGCAGGTGTACGAGGCTCAGGGACAGATCTACGAGCGTATCATGGTGCCCATCACCGACGGTCGTAAGATGTACAACATCCCTTGCAACCTGAAGGAGGCTTACGAGAGCGACTGCAAGAGCATTGTGAAGGAGTTTGAGAAGAGCATCCTGCTGCATATCATCGACGATAGCTGGAAGGAGAACCTGCGCCAGTTGGATGAGCTGAAGCACTCTGTACAGAATGCCAGCTACGAGCAGAAGGATCCACTGCTGATCTTCAAGCTTGAGAGTGCCAAGGTTTGGGACGAGATGATTAACGATATGTACAACCGTATCTGCTCGATCCTTACACGCAGCGGTATCCCCGAGATGCAGCAGCAGGAAGTACAGGAGGCTGCCCCCGAGCAGCCCGCCCAGCGCCAGCAGTACGTAGAGACCAAGCAGGAAGTTGAGCAGTTGGTTGACCGCAACCAGCAGGCCGCTGCACAGCACGACACACGTGCCCAGCAGAGCCACGAGCCCATCGTAAAGGATAAGCTGCCCGGACGCAACGATCCATGTCCCTGTGGTTCAGGTAAGAAATTCAAGAATTGTCACGGTAAAGGAATAGTATAA
- the feoB gene encoding ferrous iron transport protein B — MKLSELKTGEKGIIVKVLGHGGFRKRIIEMGFIRGQEVEVLLNAPLQDPVKYKLMGYEVSLRHQEADNIEVVSADTPFEATTFNLATDSNRHEDDYIRHEAMKERRTINVALVGNPNCGKTSLFNYASGAHGHVGNYSGVTVDATEAHASMFGYEFNLTDLPGTYSLSCYSPEELYVREHLTEKMPDVVINVIDSSNLERNLYLTTQLVDMNIRMVCALNMYDEFERRGDQINLDTLSTLFGMPMIPTSFKSGQGVKDLFRAVIQVYEGTSKFSRHLHINYGHEIEDGISHIQKYLKADEHITQHYSTRYLSLKLLEHDSQVLEYLGNHMAGEQRIQDFRNLTTERDKASARVKEETGSDSETAIMDAKYGFINGALKEADYKTGHKKDTYKATHRIDGLLSHKYLGFPIFFFLLYIMFQTTFTLGQYPMDWIEEGVQWLGEKISEGMTDGPLKAMLVDGVIGGVGSVIVFLPQILILYFFISLMEDSGYMARAAFIMDKLMHKMGLHGKSFIPLIMGFGCNVPAVMATRTIESRRSRIITMMILPFMSCSARLPIYIMIAGTFFSLQYRSWVLLSLYAIGIVVSVVVSKIFSSLVIKGEDTPFVMELPPYRWPTPKAIWRHTWEKGKEYLKKMGGIILVASIIVWALGYFPHNEDLPREQQQEQSYIGRMGKTIEPIFTPQGFNWKLDVSLLAGVGAKEIVASTIGVLYSGDDSFGDDDSFSDDTEKYTRLRQMMLNEGITPLAGYAYLIFILLYFPCIATIAAIKHETGSWRWASFAAVYTTVVAWIASMLVFQIGSLLI, encoded by the coding sequence ATGAAACTGTCGGAACTGAAAACAGGCGAAAAAGGTATAATAGTTAAGGTGCTGGGACACGGCGGATTCCGTAAGCGCATCATCGAAATGGGTTTTATTCGTGGTCAGGAGGTTGAGGTATTGCTTAACGCCCCGCTACAGGATCCCGTGAAGTACAAGCTGATGGGGTACGAGGTGAGTCTGCGTCACCAGGAGGCTGATAACATCGAGGTGGTGTCGGCCGATACCCCATTCGAGGCTACTACCTTTAATCTGGCTACCGACAGTAATCGCCATGAGGATGATTATATCCGTCATGAGGCTATGAAGGAGCGCCGTACCATCAACGTAGCGCTGGTGGGTAATCCTAACTGTGGTAAGACCTCGCTGTTCAACTATGCATCGGGTGCCCACGGCCATGTGGGTAACTACAGCGGTGTAACGGTGGATGCCACCGAGGCCCATGCATCGATGTTCGGTTACGAGTTTAACCTCACCGACCTGCCTGGCACTTACTCGCTTTCGTGCTACTCGCCCGAGGAACTCTATGTACGCGAGCATCTGACAGAGAAAATGCCTGATGTGGTGATTAACGTCATCGACTCGTCGAACCTGGAGCGTAACCTGTATCTCACCACCCAGCTGGTTGACATGAACATACGTATGGTGTGCGCGCTGAATATGTACGACGAGTTTGAACGCCGTGGCGACCAGATTAACCTCGACACGCTGAGTACGCTGTTTGGTATGCCAATGATTCCTACATCGTTTAAGAGCGGACAGGGCGTAAAAGATCTGTTCCGTGCCGTCATCCAGGTGTACGAGGGTACCAGTAAGTTCTCGCGACACCTGCACATCAACTACGGTCATGAGATCGAGGACGGTATCTCGCATATCCAGAAGTACCTGAAGGCCGACGAGCATATCACCCAGCACTACTCTACCCGATACCTCTCACTGAAGCTCCTGGAGCACGATAGTCAGGTGTTGGAGTATCTGGGCAACCACATGGCTGGCGAGCAGCGTATTCAGGATTTCCGTAACCTGACAACCGAGCGCGATAAGGCATCGGCCCGTGTAAAGGAAGAGACAGGCAGCGATAGCGAGACAGCGATTATGGACGCCAAGTACGGTTTTATTAACGGTGCACTGAAAGAGGCCGACTATAAGACCGGACATAAGAAAGATACCTATAAAGCTACACATAGGATTGATGGGCTGCTGTCGCATAAGTATCTGGGATTCCCCATCTTCTTCTTCCTGCTTTATATCATGTTCCAGACTACCTTTACACTCGGTCAGTACCCCATGGACTGGATTGAGGAAGGCGTACAGTGGTTAGGCGAAAAGATTAGCGAAGGCATGACCGACGGACCACTGAAGGCCATGCTGGTAGATGGTGTTATCGGTGGTGTGGGTTCGGTTATCGTGTTCCTGCCACAGATTCTGATACTCTACTTCTTCATCTCGTTGATGGAGGATTCGGGCTATATGGCGCGTGCTGCCTTTATCATGGATAAGCTGATGCACAAGATGGGACTGCACGGCAAATCGTTTATCCCCCTTATTATGGGCTTTGGCTGTAACGTACCTGCCGTGATGGCTACACGTACCATCGAGAGTCGCCGCTCGCGTATCATCACCATGATGATTCTGCCGTTTATGAGCTGTTCGGCCCGTCTGCCTATCTATATCATGATAGCCGGAACGTTCTTCTCGTTGCAGTACCGCTCGTGGGTTTTGCTGTCGCTCTATGCCATCGGTATAGTAGTGTCGGTAGTTGTCAGCAAAATCTTCTCATCGCTTGTTATCAAGGGCGAGGACACACCATTTGTGATGGAACTGCCACCTTATCGCTGGCCAACACCAAAGGCCATCTGGCGCCATACCTGGGAGAAAGGTAAGGAATACCTGAAGAAGATGGGAGGCATTATCCTGGTGGCCAGTATCATTGTATGGGCATTGGGCTACTTCCCACATAACGAGGACCTGCCACGCGAACAGCAGCAGGAGCAGAGCTATATCGGACGCATGGGTAAAACCATCGAGCCCATCTTCACCCCACAGGGCTTTAACTGGAAACTGGACGTATCGCTGTTGGCTGGTGTAGGTGCCAAGGAGATTGTGGCTTCTACCATCGGCGTACTGTATAGTGGCGACGACAGCTTTGGCGACGACGACAGCTTTAGCGACGACACCGAGAAATACACCCGTCTGCGCCAGATGATGCTGAACGAGGGTATCACCCCACTGGCAGGCTATGCCTACCTGATATTTATTCTGCTGTACTTCCCCTGTATAGCTACCATTGCCGCCATCAAGCACGAAACAGGCTCGTGGCGCTGGGCCAGCTTTGCAGCCGTTTACACCACTGTGGTGGCCTGGATAGCCAGTATGCTGGTGTTCCAGATTGGCAGTTTGCTGATATAA
- a CDS encoding DUF5932 domain-containing protein: MENFKVIIVEDVPLELKGTLGIVKSDIPEAEVIGTAENEQAYWRLIKQQKPDLVLLDLGLGGSTTVGVEICRHTKEVHPDVKVLIFTGEILNEKLWVDVLDAGADGIILKTGELLTRRDVSAVMDGKQLVFNEPILEKIVERFKRAVSGELVKQEALVNYEIDEYDERFLRHLALGFTKEQITNLRGMPFGVKSLEKRQNELIQKLFPEGASGINATRLVVRALELRILDIDNLEADEE, from the coding sequence ATGGAAAACTTCAAAGTAATAATAGTAGAAGATGTGCCCCTGGAGCTTAAGGGCACCCTTGGCATCGTGAAGAGTGATATTCCCGAGGCCGAAGTGATTGGAACAGCCGAGAACGAGCAGGCCTACTGGCGCCTCATCAAGCAGCAGAAGCCCGACCTGGTGCTGCTCGATTTGGGTCTGGGTGGTTCTACTACCGTAGGTGTAGAAATCTGCCGCCACACCAAGGAGGTACATCCCGATGTAAAGGTGCTGATTTTTACTGGTGAGATACTGAACGAGAAGCTGTGGGTTGATGTGCTCGATGCTGGTGCCGATGGTATCATCCTGAAGACAGGCGAGCTGCTCACACGTCGCGATGTATCGGCCGTGATGGATGGCAAACAGCTGGTGTTCAACGAGCCTATCCTCGAAAAGATTGTAGAGCGCTTTAAGCGTGCCGTTAGTGGCGAACTGGTTAAGCAGGAGGCCCTGGTAAACTACGAGATAGACGAGTACGACGAGCGATTCCTGCGCCATCTAGCCTTAGGTTTTACCAAGGAGCAGATTACCAACCTGCGCGGCATGCCTTTTGGCGTGAAGAGCCTGGAAAAGCGTCAGAACGAGTTGATTCAGAAGCTGTTCCCCGAGGGTGCCAGCGGTATCAACGCCACCCGTTTGGTGGTACGTGCTTTAGAGCTGCGTATTCTGGATATCGATAATCTCGAAGCCGATGAAGAGTAG
- a CDS encoding glycoside hydrolase family 43 protein has product MKKRLQWLLAALLLGTPSIGYAQKGNLQKGDYGFLYCHMNDHGRAWTAYALSRDGFHYKDLLNGDSIFSDAEHARIEGATRDAYICRKHDGKGYLMVCTDMNVGARKRLGKVETWDNYGIDLLRSDDLIHWKSVTFDYRKGTQIFSDPNAPSVYKDWSTINRVWAPQIVWDEDYVWPNGKKGGYMVYYSMRNRGEDHYDRMYYSYADETFTTLTQPKLLFDWGYATIDADINWVEADQKWHMMIKKEGGKAGLFTATAPKLTGPWSEPVEDDYVNFEGNKACEGVSAFQLPGQKTWVIAYIEYSSNPRNYRLCLADEYMRNFHSPRNIEGVKAPQHGSFMRLTKKEYKRLEKLLK; this is encoded by the coding sequence ATGAAGAAAAGATTACAATGGTTATTGGCAGCACTCTTGCTGGGCACGCCAAGCATCGGCTATGCCCAGAAAGGAAATCTGCAGAAAGGTGACTATGGATTCCTGTATTGTCACATGAACGATCATGGGCGCGCATGGACAGCCTATGCCTTGAGTCGCGATGGTTTTCATTATAAGGACCTGCTGAACGGCGACTCTATCTTCAGCGATGCTGAGCATGCCCGTATCGAAGGCGCCACACGCGATGCTTACATCTGTCGTAAGCACGATGGCAAAGGTTATCTGATGGTATGCACCGATATGAACGTAGGTGCCCGTAAACGTCTGGGTAAGGTTGAAACCTGGGATAACTACGGTATCGACCTGCTGCGTAGCGACGACCTGATTCACTGGAAGTCGGTTACGTTCGACTATCGTAAGGGTACGCAGATATTCTCGGATCCCAACGCTCCCAGCGTATATAAGGACTGGAGTACCATCAACCGCGTATGGGCACCACAGATAGTATGGGACGAGGATTATGTATGGCCTAACGGTAAGAAGGGCGGCTATATGGTTTACTACTCGATGCGTAACCGTGGCGAGGACCATTACGACCGCATGTACTACTCGTATGCCGACGAGACCTTTACTACCCTTACCCAGCCTAAGCTGCTGTTCGATTGGGGCTATGCCACCATCGATGCCGATATCAACTGGGTTGAGGCCGACCAGAAGTGGCACATGATGATTAAGAAAGAAGGTGGTAAGGCCGGTTTGTTTACCGCTACAGCACCAAAGCTGACTGGACCATGGAGCGAGCCGGTAGAGGACGATTACGTGAACTTTGAGGGCAACAAGGCTTGTGAGGGTGTTAGCGCCTTCCAGTTGCCTGGACAGAAAACCTGGGTGATTGCCTACATCGAGTACTCGTCGAACCCACGTAACTACCGTCTGTGCCTGGCCGACGAGTACATGCGCAACTTCCACTCACCCCGTAATATCGAGGGTGTGAAAGCGCCACAGCACGGATCGTTTATGCGCCTGACTAAGAAGGAGTACAAACGACTGGAGAAACTGTTGAAGTAA